The following proteins come from a genomic window of Miscanthus floridulus cultivar M001 chromosome 2, ASM1932011v1, whole genome shotgun sequence:
- the LOC136533011 gene encoding CASP-like protein 4B1 isoform X2 encodes MAMVTTDAAATTATTATAAAEKSQDAEKPDYAPYNGASTAADGGTGARARRGGGGGGRGVVDSVVARWRREDMLDKSPLALHAAAAVFAFVALVLVASNQHGDWMQFDRYQEYRYLLAIASLALLYSLAQAARHAHRMRGGVDPVSSASGRLLDFVGDQVVAYLLMSALSAAVPITNRMRSAVVNNFTDATAAAISMAFFAFLALALSAVVSGYKLSKQTYM; translated from the exons ATGGCGATGGTCACTActgacgccgccgccaccaccgccaccaccgccaccgccgccgccgagaagTCGCAGGACGCCGAGAAGCCAGACTACGCCCCCTACAACGGCGCTTCCACCGCCGCGGATGGCGGCACGGGCGCTCGCgcccgccgcggcggcggtggcggtggccgtGGCGTGGTGGACTCGGTGGTGGCGCGGTGGCGGCGGGAGGACATGCTCGACAAGAGCCCCCTCGCGCTGCATGCCGCGGCCGCCGTCTTCGCCTTCGTCGCGCTCGTGCTCGTCGCGTCCAACCAGCACGGCGACTGGATGCAGTTCGACCGCTACCAGGAGTACAG GTACCTGCTTGCAATCGCGTCGCTGGCGTTGCTCTACTCGCTGGCGCAGGCGGCGCGGCACGCGCACCGGATGCGCGGCGGCGTCGACCCCGTCTCCTCAGCATCTGGGAGGCTTCTGGATTTCGTCGGTGATCAG GTAGTTGCATACTTGCTGATGTCCGCTCTGTCGGCTGCCGTCCCCATCACGAACCGCATGAGATctgcagttgtcaacaacttcaCAGATGCGACCGCTGCAGCAATCAGCATGGCCTTCTTTGCATTTCTAGCTCTTGCCTTGTCAGCAGTGGTTTCTGGTTACAAGCTCTCCAAACAAACATACATGTGA
- the LOC136533011 gene encoding CASP-like protein 4B1 isoform X1: protein MEIILLSSVLPPLILFPSLPHALIHHLDAVRRKAMAMVTTDAAATTATTATAAAEKSQDAEKPDYAPYNGASTAADGGTGARARRGGGGGGRGVVDSVVARWRREDMLDKSPLALHAAAAVFAFVALVLVASNQHGDWMQFDRYQEYRYLLAIASLALLYSLAQAARHAHRMRGGVDPVSSASGRLLDFVGDQVVAYLLMSALSAAVPITNRMRSAVVNNFTDATAAAISMAFFAFLALALSAVVSGYKLSKQTYM from the exons ATGGAGATTATTCTATTGAGTTCTGTTCTG CCCCCGCTAATATTGTTCCCCTCCCTTCCCCACGCACTCATCCACCACCTCGACGCTGTGCGCCGCAAAGCGATGGCGATGGTCACTActgacgccgccgccaccaccgccaccaccgccaccgccgccgccgagaagTCGCAGGACGCCGAGAAGCCAGACTACGCCCCCTACAACGGCGCTTCCACCGCCGCGGATGGCGGCACGGGCGCTCGCgcccgccgcggcggcggtggcggtggccgtGGCGTGGTGGACTCGGTGGTGGCGCGGTGGCGGCGGGAGGACATGCTCGACAAGAGCCCCCTCGCGCTGCATGCCGCGGCCGCCGTCTTCGCCTTCGTCGCGCTCGTGCTCGTCGCGTCCAACCAGCACGGCGACTGGATGCAGTTCGACCGCTACCAGGAGTACAG GTACCTGCTTGCAATCGCGTCGCTGGCGTTGCTCTACTCGCTGGCGCAGGCGGCGCGGCACGCGCACCGGATGCGCGGCGGCGTCGACCCCGTCTCCTCAGCATCTGGGAGGCTTCTGGATTTCGTCGGTGATCAG GTAGTTGCATACTTGCTGATGTCCGCTCTGTCGGCTGCCGTCCCCATCACGAACCGCATGAGATctgcagttgtcaacaacttcaCAGATGCGACCGCTGCAGCAATCAGCATGGCCTTCTTTGCATTTCTAGCTCTTGCCTTGTCAGCAGTGGTTTCTGGTTACAAGCTCTCCAAACAAACATACATGTGA
- the LOC136540099 gene encoding uncharacterized protein, with product MNPTGRVALPRAIMLLAIGALGLCLLWVEFAVVGGGGRAADPAVRAAVAGRRTHAQAAVRSPDAWRSREWRQAVDHHAAVLRRHPADGMLSASSHAVCLGGAQEAMALRELGVFGAVAVAKKRSPPLAVAGSDHQLPFPDSSVDFIFAGRALDSSKRQADLDTEAARIMKPDGHLVVLTSGASDAYSLRSLQALFPSLGLLRSRETNGSTLQELVFRKHAGISSTTTSSTSSSSLNGNNPASNCTYRDHQHRIIDLAEPLIQEEPAKPWISLKRNIKYLPALADIDFKRRYVYVDVGTRSHGSSIGSWFRKKYPKQNHTFKVFAVEADPAFHAEYATKKGVTLLPYAAWVRNQTLMFEINGGPAGKKKGANSNARKPNGRGMGRIRTAAGATNGVSSGELRRVSAFDLAEWLKRTVSEQDFVVMKMDVEGTEFDLIPRMLDTGAICLVDELFLECHYNRWQRCCPGERSPKYQNTYGECLELFTSLRDSGVLVHQWW from the coding sequence ATGAACCCGACGGGGCGGGTGGCACTCCCGCGCGCCATTATGCTCCTCGCCATCGGCGCGCTCGGGCTCTGTCTCCTATGGGTGGAATTCGCCGTCGTGGGCGGTGGCGGAAGGGCAGCAGACCCCGCCGTTCGGGCCGCCGTGGCCGGGAGGAGGACTCACGCCCAGGCGGCCGTCAGGTCGCCGGACGCGTGGCGCAGCCGCGAATGGAGACAAGCGGTAGACCACCATGCCGCCGTCCTCCGAAGACACCCCGCGGACGGCATGCTCTCCGCGTCCTCCCACGCCGTCTGCCTCGGCGGTGCCCAGGAGGCGAtggcgctgcgggagctcggcgtgTTCGGCGCCGTCGCAGTCGCCAAGAAGCGGTCCCCGCCCCTCGCCGTAGCCGGAAGCGACCACCAACTCCCGTTCCCGGACTCCTCCGTCGACTTCATCTTCGCCGGACGCGCCCTAGACTCCTCCAAACGCCAGGCCGACCTCGACACCGAGGCGGCACGGATTATGAAGCCGGACGGCCACCTCGTTGTCCTCACGTCCGGCGCCAGCGACGCCTACAGCCTCCGGTCCCTCCAGGCTCTTTTCCCGTCCCTCGGATTACTCCGATCGCGCGAGACCAACGGCTCCACCCTCCAGGAGCTGGTCTTCCGGAAGCATGCAGGcatttcctccaccaccaccagcagcacgtcctcctcctccctcaACGGCAACAATCCCGCGAGCAACTGCACGTATCGCGACCACCAGCACCGAATCATCGACCTCGCCGAGCCGCTGATCCAAGAAGAGCCGGCGAAGCCATGGATCTCGCTGAAGAGGAACATCAAGTACCTGCCAGCGCTCGCCGACATCGACTTCAAGCGCCGGTACGTGTACGTCGACGTGGGCACCCGGAGccacggctccagcatcggcagcTGGTTCCGGAAGAAGTACCCGAAGCAGAACCACACCTTCAAGGTCTTCGCCGTTGAGGCCGACCCTGCGTTCCATGCAGAGTACGCCACCAAGAAAGGCGTCACCTTGCTGCCCTACGCCGCCTGGGTCCGGAACCAGACGCTCATGTTCGAGATCAACGGTGGCCCGGCCGGCAAGAAGAAGGGCGCCAACAGTAACGCCAGAAAGCCGAACGGCCGTGGCATGGGCCGCATCAGGACCGCGGCCGGGGCGACCAACGGGGTGTCGTCAGGCGAGTTGCGGCGCGTCTCGGCGTTCGACCTCGCCGAGTGGCTGAAGCGGACGGTGTCGGAACAGGACTTCGTGGTGATGAAGATGGACGTGGAGGGCACCGAGTTCGACCTCATCCCGAGGATGCTCGACACCGGGGCGATCTGCCTCGTCGACGAGCTGTTCCTCGAGTGCCATTACAATCGGTGGCAGAGGTGCTGCCCTGGTGAGCGGTCGCCCAAGTACCAGAACACGTATGGCGAGTGCCTAGAGCTGTTCACCTCGCTCAGGGACAGCGGCGTGCTTGTGCATCAATGGTGGTGA
- the LOC136540100 gene encoding uncharacterized protein translates to MGNSLRCCLACVLPCGSFDVIRIVHLSGHIEEYTRPVTAGEVIVAHPNHVLSRPCSQGGARRILIVAPDSELKRGYFYFLVPASSVPEKKRRPQQKKARSLKTTAPPSAAVAKEAKDNGDRYLAEVLSEGKASLKRRRSSRSTVWRPHLHSILEETANDS, encoded by the coding sequence ATGGGCAACAGCCTGCGGTGCTGCCTGGCCTGCGTGCTCCCCTGCGGCTCCTTCGACGTGATCCGGATCGTCCACCTCAGTGGCCACATCGAGGAGTACACCCGCCCGGTCACCGCCGGCGAGGTCATCGTGGCGCACCCTAACCACGTCCTCAGCAGGCCGTGCTCCCAGGGCGGCGCGCGGCGGATCCTGATCGTTGCCCCGGACTCGGAGCTGAAGCGAGGGTACTTCTACTTCCTGGTGCCGGCCTCGTCGGTGCCCGAGAAGAAGAGGAGGCCGCAGCAGAAAAAGGCGCGGTCGCTGAAGACGACCGCGCCGCCGAGCGCTGCTGTTGCTAAGGAGGCCAAGGACAATGGTGACAGGTACCTGGCGGAGGTGCTGTCGGAGGGCAAGGCCAGCCTCAAGCGCCGCCGGAGCAGCCGTTCCACGGTGTGGCGGCCACACCTTCACAGCATCCTGGAAGAGACTGCTAATGACTCGTGA